From Longimicrobium sp., one genomic window encodes:
- a CDS encoding glycerophosphodiester phosphodiesterase gives MPLHPNRPLVLGHRGAPFQAPENTMRGFRLATAHGADGVELDVQPAADGTPVVIHDLSLDRTTDRTGAVAALSWPAIAQARAGGEPVPQLEEAAAWAAESGAWVNVEIKSPGAEAASVASMEAAGVMERTVFSSFVPEVIAELGRVAPHAVRYFLTERWDDEVRRTVHDLGAHGVCPHHSIATPSLLTELREAGLGVVVWTVDDPERIRELVRAGVDAVITNRPELGVAVLREERRKED, from the coding sequence ATGCCCCTGCATCCCAATCGCCCGCTGGTGCTGGGACACCGGGGCGCCCCGTTCCAGGCGCCGGAGAACACCATGCGCGGCTTTCGCTTGGCGACGGCGCACGGGGCCGACGGTGTGGAGCTCGACGTTCAGCCGGCGGCGGACGGCACCCCCGTGGTCATCCACGACCTGTCGCTGGACCGCACCACCGACCGCACGGGTGCCGTCGCGGCGCTGTCCTGGCCGGCCATCGCCCAGGCGCGCGCGGGGGGCGAGCCGGTACCGCAGTTGGAGGAGGCGGCGGCCTGGGCGGCGGAGAGCGGGGCGTGGGTGAACGTCGAGATCAAGTCGCCGGGAGCGGAGGCGGCGTCCGTGGCGTCGATGGAGGCGGCGGGGGTGATGGAGCGGACGGTGTTCTCCTCCTTCGTCCCCGAGGTGATCGCGGAGCTGGGTCGCGTGGCGCCGCACGCCGTCCGCTACTTCCTCACGGAGCGCTGGGACGACGAGGTTCGGCGGACGGTCCACGATCTCGGCGCGCACGGCGTCTGTCCCCACCACTCCATCGCCACGCCGTCGCTGCTGACGGAGTTGCGGGAGGCCGGGCTGGGCGTGGTGGTGTGGACGGTGGACGATCCCGAACGCATCCGCGAGCTGGTGCGCGCAGGGGTGGATGCCGTGATTACGAACCGCCCGGAGCTGGGCGTCGCGGTCCTGCGGGAGGAACGCCGGAAGGAGGACTGA